The DNA region atgttattgTCTGCACAAGGTTGCCTTTGTTTACAATTTGCAAATAagttgtttttcctttttcacaaATTGCCTACAACTACGTTAGAAGATGGATGTAAAATTTTGCTTCAATGGAGGATGCTTTGTAGCTGTTTCACACTCGGGCCACAAGCCACATGAAAAAGGCGGACCAAAAAGTAAGTGATACTGAAGCGAAAGCATAAGTCCACAGCATGATAACTGAACATTCCTTTTCTCCTGCTCCGAACAATTGAGTCATTGTTCCTGCCATACATAAGGAAGATAAAAACATATTGTAAAGGGAAACAACACAATCAATTTGTTAGGAAAAAGAATGTCTGTTGATTATGAGAAATAACCAGTGGGGCAAATTGTAATTTGCATTgcaaaaattggaaggaaaaatAACATCAGAAGAGCGTAGCATACCAATGTTCATCGCTGGTGGGAGTGAAAACTGAAGCAAAAGAACAAACAGATACAATGGATCAGAGTGCACCAACCCAAGTTTGAGTGCACCTTTAATTACCAATATTCCTATAAGAGGCAGGGCAACATAACGAACAATGATGATGCCAACAACCAGAGATTTCTGCATCCCTGGCCCTCTCAAACCTGAGAGAACAAAGTGAAGTAagtaaaaactgaaaaataa from Prunus dulcis unplaced genomic scaffold, ALMONDv2, whole genome shotgun sequence includes:
- the LOC117613727 gene encoding protein PIN-LIKES 1-like encodes the protein MTTSGKIKQRIMMVFGKLNLKTIFAPSTTGAIVGFSIGLIPQIRKALIGDGAPLRVVQDTASLLGDGAIPILTLIIGGNLLKGLRGPGMQKSLVVGIIIVRYVALPLIGILVIKGALKLGLVHSDPLYLFVLLLQFSLPPAMNIGMLRSSDVIFPSNFCNANYNLPHWLFLIINRHSFS